In the genome of Ammoniphilus sp. CFH 90114, the window AGATATTACCGTTCGGGTACATAATAATGGTCAAGCCCTTATCCCGCTTGATCCCGTGATGAAGGCGCTGGATTTGCGCAGTCATTGGGATGAGGAACAGAAAATGGGGGAGTTTGGCTTTACAGATCCCCTCTACCGGGTTAGAGTTGGAGATTCGCAGGCTTTATCCGGAGATCGGACGGTTCCGCTACCATCGCCGCCTGTTCTCATTAACGGCAAGCTTCATCTTACAGAGCCATCTATATCTTCTTTGCTTAATGCTCCAGTCACTTGGAATGCAACGACAAGAACCGTCGAGCTTCCTCGTTTAACGTTTGAGAATGCAGGGGATGGGGCAACTACACAAAGTAGGGCTAATCTCAGTGGAACTGCGGTCATTCAATACGGTAAAAAGTTTTTGGGCGTACCCTACAAGTTTGGTACAGATGGTTATTCCTCAAGAAATAGAACATTTGACTGTTCATCTTTTACGCAACATGTTTACAAGAACTTCGGTGTCAATCTTCCTCGGAGTTCCAGAAGCCAATCTGATGTGGGGCGTAGGGTCTCCATGAATAATTTGCAACCTGGTGATTTGATGTTTTTTTACACTCCGGGGCGCTACAGCAGCAACCGAATAGTAGGACACGTAGGAATTTACGCCGGCAACAATAAAATTCTCCACACCTATGGTTCACCTGGTGTGATAATGGGCGACTTTAACGCCCACTGGAAAGGTCGGTTCTTATTTGGGAAAAGACTTTAAGAAAAATGTATAAGGTGGGTGGCTGAAGGTCATACTAATAGTCCATCTTAGACACCGCACCTCCATTTAACCCTCCGCGTTTGCGCGGGGGGTTCGTCATTTTGAGCAAAACATGATTTGAAATTAATGGTAATATAAATAAATAACGGATAAAAATAAAGGTGAGATGATTCATGATATTAAAGGGAAGAGCGCTTGTATCGGGCGATACAATTGGTTTAACGGCACCTGCAGGACCAGCAAAGCGTGAAGCAGTAGAAAGAGGGATTGCGGAGATCGAAAGCCTAGGGTTTAAAGTGAAAGTGGGAGATAGCGTATATCAAGAATATGGCGGCTATTTAGCAGGCGATCCTGTTAGTCGGGCGAAGGAATTGGAGAGTATGTTTACTGATTCCGATGTGGACGCGATCTTGTGTTTACGTGGGGGATATGGGAGCCCACAACTCTTAAGTTTACTTGATTACGAACTGATTTCTAAACATCCAAAAATATTCATAGGATATAGCGATATTACAGCCCTGCATTTGGCATTTCATAAGAAGTGCGGCTTGGCCACAATTCATGGGCCTATGGCCGCGTCGGAGCTTGCGAAGGAAGCCGATGAATTTACGAAGGACCGCTTGGTTCAAGCTGTTACCCAGGGCTCTCCCATTGGCAGAATACAGAATCCTGATCATGAAAGACTAATTCCTTTGGTTGAGGGTGTTGCAGAGGGGGTTTTAATTGGAGGGAATCTTACTTTGATCTCGGCCTTGATGGGTACCCCATATGAGTTGGATACCAAGGGGAAAATTTTGTTTATTGAAGAGATTGGCGAAGAGGCCTATAAGGTAGATCGTATGCTTACGCAGCTTGCTTTAGCTGGGAAGTTCAAGGATGCTTCGGGGATTGTGCTTGGAAGCTTCACCGAGTGTGAGTCGGAAAATTATGCTCATGGATTTAATATTTTACAGGTTGCAGAAAATATTCTAACGCCATTTGGAAAGCCCGCCGTTTACAATCTGCAAGCCGGTCACTGTTTTACCAAGGTTACCTTACCTTTTGGGGTAAAGGCGAGATTAAATGCAACAGATGGGGAGTTGATTATTGAGGAAAGTGTGGTGATTTAGATACACATGACCAATTTTCTCGTTTCACCCACAATTCAATATAGAGGCGGAAAAGCAGACCCCTACACCTTTCCCTTAAGTGAATGGATCCAGCAAGGTGCCAGTAAGGCGGATTTATCTATCATTGGGGTTCCGCTCTCTAAGAGCTCCATTACCTTTTCGGGGGCTCATACGCATCCTGAGTCCTTCCGTAAGCTTTGGTCTTCTTTTCAAGCCTACAATTGGGATGAAGATGTGGAATTAAATAAGCTTCAGGCGGCAGACTTTGGGGATGTGGCGATGCATGTGACGGATATTCTCCAATGTCATCGCAATATTGCAGGATCGGCGGAGTACTTATGGAGAGAGTATCCCTCCACCACAGGTGTTTTCATTGGGGGAGATCATTCCATCACGTACCCTATTATTGCGGGTCTAGCCCGTGCAACATCTAAACGAATTGGTTTAATTCATTTTGATGCCCATCTGGATGTCAGAGATACGAAGTACGGCGGTCCTTCCAATGGAACCCCTATGAGAAGTCTACTTGAGAAAGGAGTGCTTCGCGGGGAGGATATGGTTACCATTGGGTTGCGTAGCTTTGCTAATTCAAAACCCTATCGTTCCTATGCAGAGGAGAAAGGTATGACGTTGTTCTCGTCGAATGATGTGAAAAAGAAAGGAATGCAACCGATTGTTGAATGGGCAAAGGACTATCTAGAGGAAAAAGTAGATATTGTTTACTTAACCTATGATATCGATGTACTAGATCAATGTTATGTTCCAGGGGTACCTGCGATAGGCCCTTCAGGCGTATCGCCAGACGAATTGTTTTGGTCTGCCCAATACCTAGGACAGTGGTCTAAGGTGGTTGGAATGGATATGGTATGTGTGGATCCTACCCGTGATGTTCGAGATATGAGCTCGAGGGTTGCTCTACATGTTTTTTTAAACTTTGCTACGGGAAGATGTTTGTGAGCATCACAAATGTCAATTAAGGGAGACTGGCCAAGAGTGTGCTGGTACTCCCTATTTTCTTTGATTTTTTAGATGTTTTCATAGAAAATAAAGAGTAACGTTATATTTTAGAAAGAAATGGTAAGGTGATGGCGATTGAAGA includes:
- a CDS encoding NlpC/P60 family protein; this translates as MGTTRLFARFTPLVVAGVLLASCGNTPGNEARVQQTSTIENVQIVSQGNVAAKDITVRVHNNGQALIPLDPVMKALDLRSHWDEEQKMGEFGFTDPLYRVRVGDSQALSGDRTVPLPSPPVLINGKLHLTEPSISSLLNAPVTWNATTRTVELPRLTFENAGDGATTQSRANLSGTAVIQYGKKFLGVPYKFGTDGYSSRNRTFDCSSFTQHVYKNFGVNLPRSSRSQSDVGRRVSMNNLQPGDLMFFYTPGRYSSNRIVGHVGIYAGNNKILHTYGSPGVIMGDFNAHWKGRFLFGKRL
- a CDS encoding LD-carboxypeptidase — protein: MLKGRALVSGDTIGLTAPAGPAKREAVERGIAEIESLGFKVKVGDSVYQEYGGYLAGDPVSRAKELESMFTDSDVDAILCLRGGYGSPQLLSLLDYELISKHPKIFIGYSDITALHLAFHKKCGLATIHGPMAASELAKEADEFTKDRLVQAVTQGSPIGRIQNPDHERLIPLVEGVAEGVLIGGNLTLISALMGTPYELDTKGKILFIEEIGEEAYKVDRMLTQLALAGKFKDASGIVLGSFTECESENYAHGFNILQVAENILTPFGKPAVYNLQAGHCFTKVTLPFGVKARLNATDGELIIEESVVI
- a CDS encoding agmatinase family protein is translated as MTNFLVSPTIQYRGGKADPYTFPLSEWIQQGASKADLSIIGVPLSKSSITFSGAHTHPESFRKLWSSFQAYNWDEDVELNKLQAADFGDVAMHVTDILQCHRNIAGSAEYLWREYPSTTGVFIGGDHSITYPIIAGLARATSKRIGLIHFDAHLDVRDTKYGGPSNGTPMRSLLEKGVLRGEDMVTIGLRSFANSKPYRSYAEEKGMTLFSSNDVKKKGMQPIVEWAKDYLEEKVDIVYLTYDIDVLDQCYVPGVPAIGPSGVSPDELFWSAQYLGQWSKVVGMDMVCVDPTRDVRDMSSRVALHVFLNFATGRCL